A portion of the Micromonospora tarapacensis genome contains these proteins:
- a CDS encoding sensor histidine kinase — protein sequence MSTETTDEWRRAGTSAEWRRPGPTPEQRRLDLYAGLAATVLALLSLTLARSTGAFMLGPPPSGVEQLFWTVAVPLPLIWRRRFPVAATLAVSAAFIGSQVRAVPEWQLSSWALFIAIYTLGAWGRDRRVSRRLRIGVIVAMFTWMGISLSINYGTLSAEAFADAVGPVPPVLAAIVTGILVNALYFGFAYFFGETAWVAARRQHQVAEQAERLRRSQAEVREHAVVGERVRIARELHDVVAHHVSVMGVQAAACRRVLEKDPAKARAALASVEETARQAIDELRRMLGVLRAHDGDPENTRQPAGVDRIAALVDRAGEAGLRATVGVYGDPQPLPESVSQAAYRVVQEAVTNVLKHAAGASLLDVRIRYLAQEMEVEVSDDGRATRSANADGLGLVGMRERVATHGGELEVGPRTGGGWRVRARFPLPAGSPV from the coding sequence GTGAGCACCGAGACCACCGACGAGTGGCGGCGGGCCGGAACCAGTGCCGAGTGGCGGCGACCGGGCCCGACGCCGGAGCAGCGACGACTCGACCTGTACGCCGGTCTCGCCGCGACGGTCCTCGCCCTGCTCAGCCTGACGTTGGCCCGTAGCACCGGAGCGTTCATGCTGGGACCACCGCCGTCCGGTGTCGAACAGCTCTTCTGGACAGTCGCGGTGCCGCTGCCGCTGATCTGGCGACGTCGCTTTCCCGTCGCCGCCACGCTTGCCGTGTCGGCCGCGTTCATCGGTTCGCAGGTGCGCGCCGTCCCCGAGTGGCAGCTCTCCTCCTGGGCGCTGTTCATCGCCATCTACACGCTCGGCGCCTGGGGTCGGGACCGTCGGGTGTCCCGCCGGCTGCGGATCGGCGTGATCGTCGCGATGTTCACCTGGATGGGCATCTCCTTGTCGATCAACTACGGCACGCTCAGCGCGGAGGCCTTCGCCGACGCGGTCGGCCCGGTGCCGCCGGTGCTCGCCGCGATCGTCACCGGGATCCTGGTAAATGCGCTGTACTTCGGGTTCGCGTACTTCTTCGGCGAGACCGCCTGGGTGGCCGCCCGTCGTCAGCATCAGGTGGCCGAGCAGGCGGAGCGGCTGCGCCGGTCACAGGCCGAGGTACGCGAGCACGCGGTGGTCGGCGAGCGGGTCCGGATCGCCCGTGAGCTGCACGACGTGGTCGCCCACCACGTGTCCGTGATGGGCGTACAGGCGGCGGCCTGTCGCCGCGTCTTGGAAAAGGATCCGGCCAAGGCCCGTGCCGCGCTCGCCTCCGTCGAGGAGACCGCCCGCCAGGCGATCGACGAGTTGCGCCGGATGCTCGGTGTGCTGCGGGCCCACGACGGCGACCCGGAGAACACCCGACAGCCGGCCGGGGTCGATCGGATAGCCGCCCTGGTGGACCGGGCCGGCGAGGCCGGCCTACGCGCCACCGTGGGGGTGTACGGCGACCCGCAGCCGCTGCCCGAGTCGGTCTCCCAGGCCGCGTACCGGGTGGTGCAGGAGGCCGTGACGAACGTGCTGAAGCACGCCGCCGGGGCGAGTCTGCTCGACGTCCGAATCCGGTATCTGGCGCAGGAGATGGAGGTCGAGGTGAGCGACGACGGCCGGGCCACCCGCTCGGCGAACGCCGACGGGCTGGGACTGGTCGGGATGCGGGAACGGGTCGCCACCCACGGCGGTGAGTTGGAGGTGGGTCCGCGTACCGGCGGTGGCTGGCGGGTGCGGGCCCGCTTCCCGCTGCCGGCGGGGAGTCCGGTGTGA
- a CDS encoding LemA family protein has protein sequence MLTATLGRLFALSEAYPDLKANQNMMQLSEELTSTENRVAFARQAYNDAVMAYNNKREAFPSSVVAGMFSFGPAALFEPDDPQQRQAPQVSF, from the coding sequence ATGCTCACCGCCACCCTGGGCCGGCTGTTCGCCCTCTCCGAGGCGTACCCGGACCTCAAGGCCAACCAGAACATGATGCAGCTGTCCGAGGAGCTGACCTCGACCGAGAACCGGGTCGCCTTCGCCCGGCAGGCGTACAACGACGCGGTGATGGCCTACAACAACAAGCGCGAGGCGTTCCCGTCCAGCGTGGTGGCGGGGATGTTCTCCTTCGGGCCGGCGGCACTGTTCGAGCCGGACGACCCGCAGCAGCGCCAGGCACCGCAGGTCTCGTTCTGA
- a CDS encoding response regulator — protein MNPIRVLLADDHHLVRTGFRVILEIEDDIEVVGEAADGERAVGMTRALRPDVVLMDVEMPGVDGLEATRRIGADADEPGGPAVLMLTTFDRDDYLFAALRAGASGFLLKNGTPEALVDAIRVVARGDGLLAPELTRRVIATFARPGSQPGDDVASEAALETLTPREREVLVLVAGGASNAEIAANLHLGEATVKSHVSRVLAKLGLRDRVQAVVFAYEHGVVRPGG, from the coding sequence GTGAACCCGATCCGGGTGCTCCTCGCCGACGACCATCACCTCGTGCGTACCGGCTTTCGGGTCATTCTGGAGATCGAGGACGACATCGAGGTGGTCGGCGAGGCCGCCGACGGGGAGCGGGCCGTCGGCATGACCCGGGCGCTGCGTCCGGACGTGGTGCTGATGGACGTGGAGATGCCCGGGGTGGACGGGTTGGAAGCCACCCGGCGGATCGGCGCCGACGCCGACGAGCCCGGCGGGCCGGCCGTGCTGATGCTTACCACCTTCGACCGCGACGACTACCTGTTCGCCGCGCTGCGCGCCGGGGCGAGCGGCTTCCTGCTCAAGAACGGCACGCCGGAGGCACTTGTCGACGCGATCCGGGTGGTGGCCCGTGGCGACGGCCTGCTCGCGCCGGAACTCACCCGGCGGGTGATCGCCACCTTCGCCCGCCCGGGCAGCCAACCCGGTGACGACGTGGCGTCGGAGGCGGCGCTGGAGACCCTGACACCCCGCGAACGCGAGGTCCTGGTGCTCGTCGCCGGGGGCGCCAGCAACGCCGAGATCGCCGCCAACCTGCACCTGGGCGAGGCGACGGTCAAGTCGCATGTCAGCCGGGTGCTGGCCAAGCTGGGCCTGCGTGACCGGGTGCAGGCAGTGGTCTTCGCGTACGAACACGGGGTGGTCCGGCCCGGAGGGTGA
- a CDS encoding ABC transporter permease: MNVMQATRLVAAREIRVKLRDRTFLISTVVFLLIAAAATILPPLLSGGPSTVAVTEAAAGPLRAAGLEVLAVPDDAAAEQAVRDGDADAAVVAGPAVLAMDDAPGDVVSALSSEPPVRLLNPDAVDPVVAFLVPFAFAFIFFLTSQTFGVQIAQSIIEEKQTRIVEILVAAVPVRALLAGKMLAGTILALGQIALVALVAVAGMAFGDSGGLLSLLGPAIGWFLPFFLLGFVLIASMWAAAGALVNRLEDIGGVSMPVQLAVMLPFFAVIFLNDNVTAMRVLSYLPFSAPTAMPLRLFTGDAAAWELVVSLALLLVAALGFLLAGARVYEGSLLRTNGRTSIRTAWRERETLG, encoded by the coding sequence GTGAACGTCATGCAGGCCACCCGCCTGGTCGCCGCCCGGGAGATCCGGGTCAAGCTGCGCGACCGTACCTTCCTGATCAGCACCGTCGTCTTCCTGCTGATCGCGGCGGCGGCGACGATCCTGCCGCCGCTGTTGTCCGGCGGGCCGTCCACCGTGGCCGTGACCGAGGCGGCGGCCGGTCCGCTGCGGGCGGCGGGGCTGGAGGTGCTCGCCGTACCCGACGACGCCGCCGCCGAGCAGGCGGTCCGCGACGGGGACGCGGACGCCGCGGTCGTCGCCGGCCCGGCGGTGCTCGCCATGGACGACGCACCCGGTGACGTGGTATCCGCGTTGAGCAGCGAACCCCCGGTCCGGCTGCTGAATCCCGACGCGGTGGACCCGGTGGTGGCCTTCCTGGTGCCCTTCGCCTTCGCCTTCATCTTCTTCCTCACCTCGCAGACCTTCGGCGTGCAGATCGCGCAGAGCATCATCGAGGAGAAGCAGACCCGGATCGTGGAGATCCTGGTCGCCGCGGTGCCGGTCCGCGCGTTGCTGGCCGGCAAGATGCTCGCCGGCACCATCCTCGCGCTCGGGCAGATCGCACTGGTCGCCCTGGTCGCGGTGGCCGGCATGGCGTTCGGTGACAGCGGCGGGCTGCTGTCGTTGCTCGGCCCGGCGATCGGCTGGTTCCTGCCGTTCTTCCTGCTCGGCTTCGTGCTTATCGCGTCGATGTGGGCGGCGGCCGGTGCGCTTGTCAACCGGTTGGAGGACATCGGCGGTGTGTCGATGCCGGTGCAGCTCGCGGTGATGCTGCCGTTCTTCGCGGTGATCTTCCTCAACGACAACGTCACCGCCATGCGGGTGCTGTCCTACCTGCCGTTCTCCGCGCCGACGGCGATGCCGCTGCGGCTGTTCACCGGAGACGCCGCCGCGTGGGAGCTGGTCGTCTCGCTGGCCCTGCTCCTGGTCGCGGCGCTGGGCTTCCTGCTCGCCGGAGCCCGGGTGTACGAGGGCTCCCTGCTGCGCACCAACGGCCGCACCTCCATCCGCACCGCCTGGCGCGAACGCGAGACCCTGGGCTAA
- a CDS encoding LemA family protein gives MELIIGLACLALIVVAVLGFGVSIYNGLVRARNAYRNAFAQIDVQLVRRHDLIPNLVETAKGYLKHERETLEAVIAARTAAVNAQAAAAAAPATRPPCSSSAARRTCSPPPWAGCSPSPRRTRTSRPTRT, from the coding sequence GTGGAACTGATCATCGGATTGGCATGTCTCGCGTTGATCGTCGTGGCGGTGCTCGGCTTCGGCGTCTCGATCTACAACGGGCTGGTCCGGGCCCGCAACGCGTACCGCAACGCCTTCGCCCAGATCGACGTGCAACTCGTCCGGCGACATGACCTCATCCCCAACCTGGTGGAGACCGCCAAGGGCTACCTCAAACACGAGCGGGAGACGCTGGAGGCGGTGATCGCCGCCCGGACCGCCGCCGTCAACGCCCAGGCCGCCGCCGCGGCGGCCCCGGCGACCCGGCCGCCATGCAGCAGCTCGGCGGCGCGGAGAACATGCTCACCGCCACCCTGGGCCGGCTGTTCGCCCTCTCCGAGGCGTACCCGGACCTCAAGGCCAACCAGAACATGA
- a CDS encoding M48 family metallopeptidase: MNFFERQRQVRRLSTRLVLLFVLAVIGIVVVVNLAAVFAFNATSADPGQLAGFVAMVTVATVLAIGLAALVRTVALRGGGGKVARELGGVPVPADTTDPELRRLRNVVEEMALASGVPVPEVYVLPEESAINAFAAGWTPSDAAVAVTRGALRRLNRDELQGVIAHEFSHVVNGDMRLNIRLMGLLFGILFLTVIGRGLARAGVIGGGRSRGNNSGGSAAPLALVGLALLVAGYVGVLAGRLIQASVSRQREYLADASAVQYTRQTRGIAGALKKIGGLTDGSELKSSKRDEVGHMLFGEAARTSWFATHPPLADRIKALEPSFDPAELQRLSRQWAAAPPSGRQEDIALGLAPTTPADRPDAAGHPGGAGRDERVRIAPEDVLGRVAAPTDSAYAHAATILDRIPDPLLDRARDRQAAVPLLLGLLLSAEPEVRQHQYAAVAQRHGQELADDGLRAADDLVGFPAELRLPLAELAFPALHDRPGPELESLLAAVFTLIRADGAINVTEYCLSRLLLAELEESLRPDSRWRTDRRKLTDARSAAAVLLAILAQVGHPHPGEAELAFQTGVGTLLPGTNLPYAPPENGVLALETVWPVLDGLRPGDKERLVAATVAVISHDGMMTVPEIELLRTICGLLHCPLPPMAGHVTD; the protein is encoded by the coding sequence ATGAACTTCTTCGAACGGCAGCGCCAGGTACGCCGGCTGTCGACCCGGCTGGTACTGCTGTTCGTGCTGGCCGTGATCGGCATCGTGGTGGTGGTGAACCTCGCGGCGGTGTTCGCGTTCAACGCCACCTCCGCCGATCCCGGACAGCTCGCCGGGTTCGTCGCGATGGTCACCGTGGCCACGGTCCTGGCGATCGGGCTGGCCGCCCTGGTCCGTACGGTCGCGTTGCGCGGCGGGGGTGGGAAGGTGGCCCGCGAGCTGGGCGGGGTGCCGGTGCCGGCGGACACCACCGACCCGGAGCTGCGCCGACTGCGCAACGTCGTCGAGGAGATGGCGCTGGCCTCCGGCGTGCCCGTCCCGGAGGTCTACGTCCTGCCGGAGGAGTCCGCGATCAACGCCTTCGCCGCCGGCTGGACGCCGTCCGACGCCGCCGTGGCGGTCACCCGGGGCGCGTTGCGGCGACTCAACCGCGACGAGCTCCAGGGGGTCATCGCCCACGAGTTCAGCCACGTCGTCAACGGCGACATGCGGCTCAACATCCGGCTGATGGGCCTGCTGTTCGGCATCCTCTTCCTGACCGTGATCGGCCGTGGGCTGGCCCGCGCCGGTGTCATCGGCGGCGGCCGGTCACGCGGCAACAACAGCGGTGGCAGCGCCGCCCCGCTGGCGCTGGTGGGCCTGGCGCTGCTGGTGGCCGGCTACGTGGGTGTCCTCGCCGGGCGGCTCATCCAGGCGTCGGTGTCCCGCCAGCGGGAGTACCTCGCCGACGCCTCGGCGGTGCAGTACACCCGCCAGACCCGCGGCATCGCCGGGGCGCTGAAGAAGATCGGGGGCCTCACCGACGGGTCCGAGCTGAAGTCGTCGAAGCGCGACGAGGTGGGGCACATGCTCTTCGGCGAGGCGGCCCGGACGTCCTGGTTCGCCACCCACCCGCCGCTGGCCGACCGGATCAAGGCATTGGAGCCGTCGTTCGACCCGGCCGAGCTGCAACGGCTGTCGCGCCAGTGGGCGGCGGCACCGCCGTCGGGTCGGCAGGAGGACATCGCCCTCGGCCTGGCCCCGACGACGCCGGCGGACCGTCCGGACGCGGCAGGCCACCCGGGCGGGGCGGGGCGGGACGAGCGGGTACGCATCGCACCGGAGGATGTGTTGGGCCGGGTGGCAGCGCCGACCGACAGCGCCTACGCCCACGCCGCAACGATCCTCGACCGGATCCCGGATCCGCTGCTCGACCGGGCCCGCGATCGGCAGGCGGCCGTACCGCTGCTGCTCGGCCTGCTGCTCAGCGCCGAGCCGGAGGTCCGGCAGCACCAGTACGCCGCGGTGGCCCAGCGGCACGGCCAGGAACTGGCCGACGATGGCCTGCGCGCGGCGGACGACCTGGTCGGGTTCCCCGCCGAGCTACGGTTGCCGCTGGCCGAGCTGGCCTTCCCGGCGTTACACGATCGACCCGGCCCCGAGTTGGAGTCACTGCTGGCGGCCGTGTTCACGTTGATCCGGGCAGACGGCGCGATCAACGTGACCGAGTACTGCCTGTCCCGGCTGCTGCTGGCCGAGTTGGAGGAGTCGCTGCGGCCGGACTCCCGGTGGCGTACCGACCGGCGCAAACTCACCGATGCGCGCTCAGCGGCGGCCGTCCTGCTGGCCATCCTCGCGCAGGTCGGGCACCCGCACCCAGGCGAGGCGGAACTCGCCTTCCAGACCGGAGTCGGCACGCTGCTGCCGGGCACCAACCTGCCGTACGCGCCGCCGGAGAATGGCGTGCTCGCTCTGGAGACCGTGTGGCCGGTGCTCGACGGGTTGCGGCCTGGCGACAAGGAACGGCTGGTGGCGGCCACCGTCGCGGTGATCAGCCACGACGGGATGATGACCGTGCCCGAGATCGAGTTGCTGCGGACGATCTGTGGTCTGCTGCACTGTCCGCTGCCGCCGATGGCCGGCCACGTCACCGACTGA
- the dnaE gene encoding DNA polymerase III subunit alpha, which produces MGDSFAHLHVHTEYSMLDGAARLKDLFAEVKRQGMPAVAMTDHGNMHGANDFHKQAMAAGVTPILGIEAYVAPESRFHKQRVRWGRPEQKSDDVSGSGGYTHKTIWARNKTGLHNLFTLTTKAYTEGYFVKWPRMDAELLAAHADGLMATTGCPSGEVQTRLRLGHDAQALEAAAKYQDIFGKENYFLELMDHGLDIEKRVRDGLLEIGRKLGIPPVVTNDSHYTHEAQSEAHDVLLCVQTGSNVADPNRFKFGGSGYYIKSADEMRGVDGSDAWLEGCRNTLLVAERVDPTGMFEFHNLMPRFPVPAGETEESWFRKETFAGLARRYPEGVPEGHVVQAEYELGVIIQMGFPSYFLVVADFIGWAKAQGIAVGPGRGSAAGSLVAYALGITDLDPIPHGLIFERFLNPERVSMPDVDIDFDERRRGEVIKYVTDKWGEDKVAQIATFGTIKAKAAIKDSARVLGFPYAVGDRITKAMPPAVMGKDIPLTGIFDAKHPRYAEAGEIRGLYESDPDVKKVIDTARGIEGLIRQTGVHAAGVIMSAEPIIEHIPLMRRDADGAIITQFDYPTCESLGLLKMDFLGLRNLTIIDDALKNIELNHGRKVDLLKLPLDDKPTYELLARGDTLGVFQLDGGPMRSLLRLMKPDNFEDISAVLALYRPGPMGANSHTNYALRKNGLQEITPIHPELAEPLEEILGPTHGLIVYQEQVQRAAQKLAGYSLGQADLLRRAMGKKKKEVLDKEFIPFRDGMRSNGYSDEAIKTLWDILVPFADYAFNKAHTAGYGLVSYWTGYLKANYPAEYMAALLTSVGDDKDKMAMYLSECRRMGIQVLPPDVNTSAGPFTPVGREIRFGLGAIRNVGANVVASIMRCREEKGGYADFYDFLAKVDAVVCNKKTIESLIKAGAFDSLKHPRKALLAVHADAIDAYADVKRKEAVGQYDLFGAGFGDAETATSTTVMPTIAEGEWDKRDKLAFEREMLGLYVSDHPLFGLEHILGAAADTTIAALAEEGTVPDGAVVTLAGILSGVQRRVTKQGRAWASATLEDLAGGVETLFFPNTYEVIGQYIAEDAIVVVKGRVDRRDDTPRIMAMDMSLPDISTSAANKPVTLTIPVTRCTPPLVARLKETLVLHPGDAEVHVKLLNGGRTTTWRLPPVRVAATTALMADLKSVLGPANVT; this is translated from the coding sequence ATGGGCGACTCGTTCGCGCATCTGCACGTGCACACGGAGTACTCGATGCTCGACGGGGCGGCCCGGCTCAAGGATCTGTTCGCCGAGGTCAAGCGGCAGGGGATGCCGGCCGTGGCGATGACCGACCACGGCAACATGCACGGCGCGAACGACTTCCACAAGCAGGCGATGGCCGCCGGGGTCACCCCGATCCTGGGCATCGAGGCGTACGTGGCGCCGGAGTCGCGGTTCCACAAGCAGCGGGTGCGGTGGGGCCGCCCGGAGCAGAAGAGCGACGACGTCTCCGGCAGCGGTGGCTACACCCACAAGACGATCTGGGCGCGTAACAAGACCGGCCTGCACAACCTCTTCACGCTCACCACGAAGGCGTACACCGAGGGCTACTTCGTGAAGTGGCCACGGATGGACGCCGAGCTGCTCGCCGCGCACGCCGACGGCCTGATGGCCACCACCGGCTGCCCCTCCGGCGAGGTGCAGACCCGGCTGCGGCTCGGCCACGACGCGCAGGCCCTCGAAGCCGCGGCGAAGTACCAGGACATCTTCGGCAAGGAGAACTACTTCCTGGAGTTGATGGACCACGGCCTGGACATCGAGAAGCGGGTCCGCGACGGGCTACTGGAGATCGGCCGCAAGCTCGGCATCCCGCCGGTCGTCACCAACGACTCGCACTACACCCACGAGGCGCAGTCCGAGGCGCACGACGTGCTGCTGTGCGTGCAGACCGGCAGCAACGTCGCCGACCCGAACCGGTTCAAGTTCGGCGGCAGCGGCTACTACATCAAGTCGGCCGACGAGATGCGCGGCGTGGACGGCTCCGACGCCTGGCTGGAGGGGTGCCGCAACACCCTGCTGGTCGCCGAGCGGGTCGACCCGACCGGGATGTTCGAGTTCCACAACCTGATGCCGCGGTTCCCGGTGCCGGCGGGGGAGACCGAGGAGTCCTGGTTCCGTAAGGAGACCTTCGCCGGGCTGGCGCGCCGCTACCCGGAGGGCGTCCCCGAGGGGCACGTCGTGCAGGCCGAGTACGAACTGGGTGTCATCATCCAGATGGGCTTCCCGTCGTACTTCCTCGTGGTGGCCGACTTCATCGGGTGGGCCAAGGCGCAGGGCATCGCCGTGGGTCCGGGCCGTGGCTCCGCGGCCGGATCCCTGGTCGCGTACGCCCTGGGGATCACCGACCTGGACCCGATCCCGCACGGGCTGATCTTCGAGCGGTTCCTCAACCCCGAGCGGGTCTCCATGCCGGACGTCGACATCGACTTCGACGAGCGCCGGCGCGGTGAGGTGATCAAGTACGTCACCGACAAGTGGGGCGAGGACAAGGTCGCGCAAATCGCCACCTTCGGCACGATCAAGGCGAAGGCCGCGATCAAGGACTCGGCCCGGGTACTCGGCTTCCCGTACGCGGTCGGCGACCGGATCACCAAGGCCATGCCGCCGGCCGTGATGGGCAAGGACATCCCGCTGACCGGCATCTTCGACGCGAAGCACCCGCGGTACGCCGAGGCCGGTGAGATCCGTGGCCTGTACGAGTCCGACCCGGACGTCAAGAAGGTCATCGACACCGCGCGCGGCATCGAGGGGCTGATCCGGCAGACCGGCGTGCACGCGGCCGGCGTCATCATGTCGGCCGAGCCGATCATCGAACACATCCCGCTGATGCGCCGGGACGCCGACGGGGCGATCATCACCCAGTTCGACTACCCGACGTGCGAGTCGCTCGGGCTGTTGAAGATGGACTTCCTCGGCCTGCGCAACCTGACCATCATCGACGACGCGCTGAAGAACATCGAGCTCAACCACGGCCGCAAGGTTGACCTGCTCAAGCTGCCGCTGGACGACAAGCCGACGTACGAGCTGCTGGCCCGGGGCGACACCCTCGGCGTGTTCCAGCTCGACGGCGGGCCGATGCGCTCGCTGCTGCGGCTGATGAAGCCGGACAACTTCGAGGACATCTCCGCCGTCCTGGCGTTGTACCGGCCCGGCCCGATGGGGGCCAACTCGCACACCAACTACGCGCTGCGCAAGAACGGCCTCCAGGAGATCACCCCGATCCACCCGGAACTGGCCGAGCCCCTGGAGGAGATCCTCGGCCCCACCCATGGCCTGATCGTCTACCAGGAGCAGGTGCAGCGCGCCGCGCAGAAGCTGGCCGGCTACAGCCTGGGCCAGGCCGACCTGCTGCGCCGGGCGATGGGCAAGAAGAAGAAGGAGGTCCTCGACAAGGAGTTCATCCCCTTCCGGGACGGGATGAGGAGCAACGGCTACTCCGACGAGGCCATCAAGACGCTGTGGGACATCCTCGTCCCGTTCGCCGACTACGCCTTCAACAAGGCGCACACCGCCGGCTACGGCCTGGTGTCCTACTGGACCGGCTACCTGAAGGCCAACTACCCGGCCGAGTACATGGCGGCGCTGCTCACCTCCGTCGGCGACGACAAGGACAAGATGGCCATGTACCTGTCGGAGTGCCGCCGGATGGGCATCCAGGTGCTGCCGCCCGACGTGAACACCTCGGCCGGGCCGTTCACCCCGGTCGGCAGGGAGATCCGCTTCGGCCTCGGCGCGATCCGCAACGTCGGCGCGAACGTGGTCGCCTCGATCATGCGCTGCCGCGAGGAGAAGGGCGGGTACGCCGACTTCTACGACTTCCTGGCCAAGGTGGATGCGGTGGTCTGCAACAAGAAGACCATCGAATCGCTGATCAAGGCGGGTGCGTTCGACTCGCTCAAACACCCCCGCAAGGCCCTGCTCGCGGTGCACGCCGACGCCATCGACGCGTACGCCGACGTCAAGCGCAAGGAGGCCGTCGGGCAGTACGACCTGTTCGGCGCCGGCTTCGGTGACGCCGAGACCGCGACCAGCACCACGGTGATGCCGACCATCGCCGAGGGGGAGTGGGACAAGCGCGACAAGCTGGCCTTCGAACGGGAGATGCTCGGCCTGTACGTCTCCGACCATCCGCTGTTCGGCCTGGAACACATCCTCGGCGCGGCGGCCGACACCACCATCGCGGCGCTGGCGGAGGAGGGCACCGTGCCCGACGGTGCCGTGGTCACCCTCGCCGGCATCCTCTCCGGGGTGCAGCGCCGGGTCACCAAGCAGGGCCGGGCGTGGGCCTCGGCGACCCTGGAGGACCTCGCCGGCGGGGTGGAGACGCTGTTCTTCCCGAACACCTACGAGGTGATCGGGCAGTACATCGCCGAGGACGCGATCGTGGTGGTCAAGGGTCGGGTCGACCGGCGGGACGACACCCCGCGGATCATGGCGATGGACATGTCCCTGCCGGACATCAGCACCAGCGCGGCGAACAAGCCGGTCACCCTCACCATCCCGGTGACCCGCTGCACCCCGCCGCTGGTGGCCCGGCTCAAGGAGACCCTGGTGCTGCACCCGGGCGACGCCGAGGTGCACGTCAAGCTGCTCAACGGCGGCCGGACCACCACCTGGCGGCTGCCCCCGGTCCGGGTGGCCGCCACCACCGCCCTGATGGCCGACCTGAAGAGCGTCCTCGGCCCCGCCAACGTCACCTGA